The Clostridiales bacterium FE2011 sequence CTGACAATCCTGGGAGCGGTCGTCCTGGGGCATGCCTTCTGGACTTTCCTTCGTCTCGACGGCTATATGGATGAAATCAGTTCCTTCGCCTTCATGTTCCAGCCCTGGCTGGGCGGCTATACGCTTTACGGTGCCCTCATCGGCGGCACCCTTGGTGCGCTGGCCGGTGCGAAGCTGAGCGGCATCCGTCCCCTGGAAGCACTGGACACCCTGGCTCCCGCAGCCTGTGCAGTCCTCTTTTTCTGCCGTCTGGGAGAATACTATACCGGCGAGGGTGTCGGCGCTGAAGCGCTGGAATCCCTCTCCTTCTTCCCCATTGCCAGCGAAGGGCTGAATTCCGGTTTCTGGCTGTACGCGGTCTGGTTCTGGGAAGCCATCGCCGCGCTGGTCATCCTGATCCTGCTGCTGTGCCGCCGGAAGAACGCCCGCGAAGGAGAGCTTACCGTCCTGTTCGTTACGCTGCTCGGTACCAGCCAGATCCTGCTGGAACAGTTCCGGAAAGACAACTTCGTCCGTCTGAATTCCTTCGTTCGTTTCACCCAGATCGCCGCGGTCCTGACCCTGCTGGCCCTGATGATCGTCCTGGTCATCCGCCGCAGGCCCGACCGGAAAAAGACCATCCTGAGCTTTGCGGTGCTCGTTGCCGCTGCCGGCGCGGTCGTAATGGCTGAGTTCGTGTTTGACAAGCCCCAGATGGAAACCCTGCTGTATATCGCGCTGGCCGCCACAGCCGTGCTGTTCGGCCTGATGCTCATCGCCTTCCGGGGGAAAGCCGGAAAGCTGCCCGCCGGCCTGTTCGGCCTGTTCACCGGCACGCTGATCCTGCTTTACCTGCTGGCCACGGTCGATCCGGATTCCTCCGGATTCCTGTACACCATTCTGCTGGACCTGATGATGCTGTCCTCCCTGACCGCCATCGGCGTCACCTTAATGACCTTGTACCATTCCGAATCTGCACTGGAAAAGTAAATATGACCCTGACAAAGGAGGAACTCTTATGTCCCAGAAGTCTTCCCCCGTCTATTTCACCGATTTCCGGACCGTAGCTGACGTCAGCCAGGGCGTCAAGCTCCAGAAGCTCTGCCGCCGGGCCGGAATAGACAAGATCGATTTTGCCGGGAAATTCGCTGCCATTAAAATGCACTTCGGTGAGTTGGGCAACTTTGCCTATCTCCGGCCGAACTATGTCAAGGCAGTGGCAGACCTGATCAAGGAACTGGGCGGAAAGCCCTTCCTTACCGACTGCAACACCCTCTATCCCGGCAGCCGGAAAAACGCCGTAGACCATCTGTACAACGCAGAAGTCAACGGTTTTAACAGCGTGACCACCGGCTGCTACATCATCATCGGTGACGGGCTGAAGGGGACGGATGATATCACCGTACCGGTCCTCGGCGGTGAATACTGCAAGGAAGCCTATATCGGCCGTGCCCTCTACGACGCGGACATCATTATTTCCCTGAATCATTTCAAGGGTCATGAAATGGCCGGCTTCGGCGGTGCGGTCAAGAATCTCGGTATGGGCGGCGGCAGCCGGGCCGGGAAAATGCAGCAGCACAGCGACGGCAAGCCGGTTGTTGACCAGGCCCTGTGCCGTTCCTGCCGCAAGTGCGCCCGGGAGTGCGGATCGGACGCCATCACCTATAAAAGCGGCAAGGCCTATATCATGCAGGATATCTGCAAGGGCTGCGGCCGGTGCATCGGCGCCTGTGCCTTTGATGCCATCCATCCGTCTTTTGACACCGCGGCGGATATGCTGGGCCGCAAGATGGCAGAATACACCGCCGCGATCTGTGCCGGGAAGCCTTCCTTCCATATCACCCTGATCATGGATGTTTCCCCCAACTGCGACTGCCACGGGGAAAACGATGCGCCCATCCTGCCGAATATCGGCATGCTGGCCTCCTTTGATCCGGTAGCCCTGGACCAGGCCTGTGCGGATCTGTGCCTGGCCGCGGAACCGCTGCCCAACAGCCAGCTGTCTGACAACCTGGCAAAACCCGGCTGGAAGCATCATCACGATCACTTCAAGGACAGCAACCCGAACGTCAGCTGGCGGGAAACCCTCGCCCACGGGGAAAAGATCGGCCTGGGTACCCGAACCTATGAACTGATCAAAATCTGATCAGCGCGAAATAATCAGAAAAATTCAGCATTTTGAAGTATTTAAGAGCTTTCTGCCCGTTTTCGGCAGAAAGCTCTTCTTATTGACTATTTATGTCTTTGACTATCTTTGACTTTTAAGTATAATATAATCAGCACAAGAAAGAGAGTGCGGTGGCCAGTGACCACGAAAAGTAATTCCCCGGAACCGCAATAAGCAACGGAACCGGATCAAAAGAATGGAGGGTTTTATATGAGTACTTTCCTGCCTGCTGTTTTCGGTGAAAATATGATGGATCTGTTTGATGACTTCGACCGTGATTTCTTCCGCGGCTTCGGCCGTCCGGAAAGAGCGCTCTACGGTAAGAACGCCGCCCGGATGATGAAAACCGACGTGAAGGAAACCGACGAAGGCTATGAGCTGGCGGTGGATCTGCCCGGTATGAAGAAGGATGAAATTCATCTGGATCTTCAGAACGGCTATCTGACCATCTCCACCCAGAAGAACCTGGAGAACAAGGAAGAAAAGAACGGCAAGCTGCTCCGCCAGGAGCGGTATACCGGCACTATGCAGCGCAGCTTCTACGTGGGCGACAACCTGACAGAGGAGGATGTGCAGGCCAAATACGAAGACGGTGTCCTGACCGTCAAGCTTCCCAAGAAGGAAGCCAAGAAGGATCCCGAAAAGAAACAAATCCTCATTGCATAATCTCCAACCAACAAAGGAGCGGCTCTCTGAGCCGCTCCTTTTATTTTTCAGTTTTTCTCACATCCGGCGTCAGCCGGATATTTCATATCGCGAAGCGATATTTCACATTGAGCCGCAAGC is a genomic window containing:
- a CDS encoding prolipoprotein diacylglyceryl transferase, translating into MNTILSIGPLNLTPYGLAVLAGVLAGALLCLLNKKVFQLLPLTILGAVVLGHAFWTFLRLDGYMDEISSFAFMFQPWLGGYTLYGALIGGTLGALAGAKLSGIRPLEALDTLAPAACAVLFFCRLGEYYTGEGVGAEALESLSFFPIASEGLNSGFWLYAVWFWEAIAALVILILLLCRRKNAREGELTVLFVTLLGTSQILLEQFRKDNFVRLNSFVRFTQIAAVLTLLALMIVLVIRRRPDRKKTILSFAVLVAAAGAVVMAEFVFDKPQMETLLYIALAATAVLFGLMLIAFRGKAGKLPAGLFGLFTGTLILLYLLATVDPDSSGFLYTILLDLMMLSSLTAIGVTLMTLYHSESALEK
- a CDS encoding DUF362 domain-containing protein, encoding MSQKSSPVYFTDFRTVADVSQGVKLQKLCRRAGIDKIDFAGKFAAIKMHFGELGNFAYLRPNYVKAVADLIKELGGKPFLTDCNTLYPGSRKNAVDHLYNAEVNGFNSVTTGCYIIIGDGLKGTDDITVPVLGGEYCKEAYIGRALYDADIIISLNHFKGHEMAGFGGAVKNLGMGGGSRAGKMQQHSDGKPVVDQALCRSCRKCARECGSDAITYKSGKAYIMQDICKGCGRCIGACAFDAIHPSFDTAADMLGRKMAEYTAAICAGKPSFHITLIMDVSPNCDCHGENDAPILPNIGMLASFDPVALDQACADLCLAAEPLPNSQLSDNLAKPGWKHHHDHFKDSNPNVSWRETLAHGEKIGLGTRTYELIKI
- a CDS encoding Hsp20/alpha crystallin family protein; this translates as MSTFLPAVFGENMMDLFDDFDRDFFRGFGRPERALYGKNAARMMKTDVKETDEGYELAVDLPGMKKDEIHLDLQNGYLTISTQKNLENKEEKNGKLLRQERYTGTMQRSFYVGDNLTEEDVQAKYEDGVLTVKLPKKEAKKDPEKKQILIA